From one Aeropyrum camini SY1 = JCM 12091 genomic stretch:
- a CDS encoding DNA polymerase sliding clamp A: MSSESTLEAEFTDYKAMFRYEAKVFKELVDSVSKILDEGLFIITGEGLMLRGMDPARVALVDIEIPSSSFFDFSISGDVDRVELGVNMETLKGVVARAKKGDQLEVRVSEDKVLFIVESVVLRRYLLPNLEVVVDVPEEISLEFDATATVIADVVKKTLRDVELVGDIVEFDAGEDYLSIRSIGTERRRVETRLTRESPALIDLDVKAPATSRYDVSYLKRMLGVAKIAESIELSFSTDRPLMMVFRSPDGSRVTYLLAPSTG; this comes from the coding sequence GTGTCCTCAGAGTCCACTCTAGAGGCTGAGTTTACCGATTATAAAGCTATGTTCAGGTATGAGGCCAAGGTTTTCAAGGAGCTTGTCGACAGCGTGTCCAAGATTCTTGACGAGGGTTTGTTCATAATAACCGGGGAAGGCCTAATGCTTAGAGGGATGGACCCGGCTAGGGTTGCGCTTGTCGACATTGAGATTCCCTCCTCATCGTTCTTCGACTTCAGCATATCAGGAGATGTCGACCGAGTGGAGCTTGGTGTTAACATGGAGACACTTAAGGGGGTGGTAGCTAGGGCGAAGAAGGGTGATCAGCTTGAGGTGAGGGTCAGTGAGGATAAAGTGCTCTTCATAGTCGAGAGCGTGGTTCTTAGGAGGTATCTCCTCCCCAATCTGGAGGTCGTAGTGGATGTTCCCGAAGAAATCTCCCTCGAGTTCGACGCCACGGCGACCGTCATAGCTGATGTCGTGAAGAAGACGCTGCGTGATGTGGAGCTCGTAGGCGATATTGTCGAGTTCGACGCTGGCGAGGATTATCTTTCGATAAGGAGCATTGGCACTGAGAGGAGGAGGGTCGAGACCAGGCTTACGAGGGAGAGCCCCGCGTTGATAGATCTTGATGTAAAGGCTCCAGCCACAAGTAGGTATGATGTTAGCTATCTGAAGAGGATGTTGGGCGTGGCTAAGATAGCTGAGAGTATAGAGCTGTCGTTCTCCACCGACAGGCCGTTGATGATGGTGTTTAGATCGCCGGACGGCAGCAGGGTCACCTACCTTTTAGCTCCCTCGACAGGCTAG
- a CDS encoding aldehyde dehydrogenase family protein, giving the protein MERTRVVKSFLKALESYGFSADARGGKPVLHSIVKGRFAEGEEAFSIDTPIDGSRLFYATILKTPISEHGSSPSLWEISPGEAVEPGFLEALEAELSDADETLVDILVLDTGKTRVEARLEVEASLKLLRSAAGLGESRFRGVLVALPSYTMPLYTTVYSLYRAAERGMGVLLKPPRKAPLAPTLVAAAASRLGMEDGLNMVYTTGASLLGLSRVFRSESIIFTCPSKAAIARAGTIASRGRSVAIVSAGSLDEVTARFIMYGRALHAGQACGSIGWVIAVGRLSRNEVDALIDAAESIRVGDPSDPSTAMGPLIKPGLAEASEKYVNYIEGMGGVVPTGYRREGRYVWPSVVEGVVKDPVVLSRDPRFPVLPIVTVSSPEEAASIAAMTGASDVLAFQLGSSSLRALGERLSGLEVFVDPIPPGGELPTPGSFILSACLTPERRGEGVILESPYYSLAKKEKAETYR; this is encoded by the coding sequence TTGGAGAGGACTAGGGTAGTTAAATCATTCCTAAAGGCTCTCGAATCGTACGGCTTCTCCGCTGATGCGAGGGGTGGGAAGCCTGTCCTCCACAGTATTGTGAAGGGTAGATTTGCCGAGGGCGAGGAAGCGTTCAGCATTGACACGCCCATAGACGGCTCCCGGCTTTTTTATGCAACTATTCTGAAGACCCCTATATCCGAGCACGGTTCATCTCCTAGCCTGTGGGAGATATCCCCTGGCGAGGCTGTTGAGCCGGGTTTTCTCGAGGCCCTAGAGGCTGAGCTTTCTGACGCTGACGAGACTCTTGTCGATATTCTAGTGCTGGATACGGGTAAGACTAGAGTTGAGGCGAGGCTAGAGGTCGAGGCTTCACTGAAGCTTCTGAGGTCCGCCGCTGGTTTGGGGGAAAGCAGGTTCCGCGGAGTTCTAGTAGCGCTCCCCTCCTACACTATGCCACTCTACACTACTGTGTACTCTCTCTACCGAGCTGCAGAGAGGGGCATGGGTGTCCTGCTGAAGCCGCCGCGCAAGGCGCCTCTCGCTCCAACGCTGGTGGCTGCTGCGGCCTCCCGCCTAGGCATGGAGGATGGTCTTAACATGGTCTACACTACTGGCGCGTCTCTGCTAGGATTATCGAGGGTTTTCAGGTCTGAATCTATAATCTTCACATGCCCCTCAAAGGCCGCTATCGCGAGAGCGGGCACCATAGCCAGCCGAGGCCGATCGGTGGCCATAGTCTCAGCGGGCTCTCTCGACGAGGTTACAGCCAGGTTTATAATGTATGGTAGAGCGCTCCACGCTGGCCAGGCTTGCGGCAGCATAGGGTGGGTGATAGCCGTGGGCAGGCTATCCAGGAACGAGGTGGACGCGCTGATAGACGCCGCGGAGTCTATCCGAGTGGGAGACCCGTCAGACCCCTCTACCGCTATGGGACCCTTGATAAAGCCTGGTCTTGCGGAGGCGTCTGAGAAGTATGTGAACTACATTGAGGGTATGGGTGGCGTCGTGCCCACAGGGTACAGGAGGGAGGGCCGTTATGTTTGGCCCTCTGTGGTTGAGGGCGTTGTAAAGGATCCTGTGGTGCTTTCAAGGGATCCTCGGTTCCCGGTTTTACCAATAGTAACAGTTTCAAGTCCGGAGGAAGCCGCTAGTATAGCGGCCATGACCGGGGCTAGCGACGTCCTAGCATTCCAGTTAGGCTCCTCCAGCCTGAGGGCTCTAGGCGAGAGGCTATCGGGCCTGGAGGTATTTGTGGATCCGATTCCACCTGGCGGCGAGCTGCCTACACCGGGCTCCTTTATATTGTCGGCGTGTCTAACACCCGAGAGGCGTGGGGAGGGTGTCATACTCGAGAGCCCGTATTATAGTTTGGCTAAGAAAGAGAAGGCGGAGACATATAGGTAG
- a CDS encoding cob(I)yrinic acid a,c-diamide adenosyltransferase — translation MHLYTRSGDSGETWCFALGEGGKPVRVPKDHPLIEFLGTLDEANSLIGLARSFLSSKGLDARVNGDLKWIQRLLFNVGFTLSSREPKVAEEDLEKLERIADSYYGEPLRRFILPAGSPKVAALHTARTAVRRAERRLVSAVKSGITVDPLVLKIINRASDALFAMAIALARAEGGLEEV, via the coding sequence GTGCATCTATACACTAGATCTGGAGACTCGGGGGAGACATGGTGCTTTGCCCTGGGTGAGGGAGGGAAGCCTGTGAGGGTTCCCAAGGACCATCCGCTTATCGAGTTCCTGGGCACTCTGGACGAGGCTAACAGCCTAATCGGGCTTGCGAGGAGCTTCCTATCATCCAAGGGTCTAGATGCAAGGGTGAACGGAGATCTCAAGTGGATCCAGAGGCTTCTTTTTAACGTGGGATTCACTCTCTCATCGCGTGAGCCTAAGGTGGCGGAGGAGGATCTCGAGAAGCTAGAGAGAATTGCCGACAGCTACTATGGCGAACCTCTCCGAAGATTCATCCTCCCTGCTGGTAGCCCCAAGGTTGCCGCTCTCCACACGGCCAGAACAGCTGTCAGGCGGGCGGAGAGAAGGCTTGTTAGCGCCGTAAAGAGCGGTATCACGGTTGATCCACTTGTTCTGAAGATAATCAACAGAGCTAGCGACGCCCTCTTCGCTATGGCGATAGCCCTTGCAAGGGCTGAAGGCGGTTTAGAGGAGGTTTAG
- a CDS encoding helix-turn-helix domain-containing protein: MEEGLLFVHMLGKETRRKIIAILLSTRSYRELSSELGVTPAAIAKYISGATHPSDKTVAKALEIASREEKEEIAIAISEDLAESIRSLVDWIIEERLPGRLLAEALEESVARMRLAGVRRSTRLASP, translated from the coding sequence TTGGAAGAGGGTCTGCTGTTCGTCCACATGCTAGGCAAGGAGACGAGGAGGAAGATAATAGCGATACTACTGTCCACAAGGTCCTATAGGGAGCTTTCAAGCGAGCTCGGGGTGACTCCAGCAGCTATAGCCAAGTACATATCCGGGGCCACTCACCCCAGTGACAAGACTGTGGCCAAGGCCCTGGAGATCGCGTCGAGAGAAGAGAAGGAGGAGATAGCTATAGCGATATCCGAGGACCTCGCCGAGAGTATCAGGAGCCTCGTAGACTGGATTATCGAGGAGAGGCTCCCGGGTAGGCTGCTCGCTGAGGCCTTGGAGGAGAGTGTTGCGAGGATGAGGCTGGCTGGCGTGAGGAGGAGTACACGCCTAGCCAGCCCCTAA